The genomic region actcacaagccatgagatcatgacctgagccaaagtcctcaatggactgagccacccagatgcccctctatcCATAAAAGTTTTTACAGTGTTATTCTGACTTAGGGGATTGTTCCTCAcacccattttcctcttcccATCTCCTACCTTAGGGGTTTGTTTCATACCTGACTTAATGTTTATGGCTTTCAAAAGTACTCTTTGATTTCTTAGTCTTCACATTGTCTAATTGTTTTTAGTGAGGTTGCAATTTTCTCGTAAAtgctgctttctttaaaaaaaaaattttttttaatgtttgtttatttttgagagacagagcgagagcagaggaggggcagatagagagggagacacagaatataaagcaggctccaggctctgagctgtcagcacagagcccaacgtgggactcaaacccacgaaccgcgagatcatgacctgagctgaagtcagacgcttaactgactgagccacccaggtgccccaaatgctgctttctaaaatatatattccaggggcacctgggtggctctgtcagttgaacttccatctcttgatttcagctcagatcatgatcccagggatccCAGGGAtccctgtgctgagcatgaagcctgcttgggattcattctctccctccctctctctctgtctctctccctctccctctctccctttccacccctctcaccacccccccactctccctccctctgcctctcctctactcCCACATGtacatgatctctctctttcaaataaatggaagaaattagttttaaataataaataaaatatatattccaaagCAAATCTTactacaagtgtagctatcaGATGAATCAACTTTGTTTCCATAAAGtttctacttttattaaaaaatagaggaacatgtattaatatacattttgtattttcttaacttCAGTTGGCCCATCCTGTCCCACAGGCTCTTCTCAGGACTACCATACCATGAGGGCTGTCTTAACTAAATAACTGAAGATAATGtttaaatgcataaatgaatgacCTGGTGTATTTACAACCTACCTCCAAGtattgtaatttaattttctttgctacTTCTTTGCAGAGTCCTGGACAAGAAAGATAAACTAGGATAAATAGCATTTCTGAGATATTGCAGTTACATGGTTGTGGTGGAAAAACAAATCAGAGTTGTTGTGTTGGTACAGATTAACTAGAGCCTGACATTTGAATAATGTAGATATCAGAGTGTGAAATCACTCACAGTGAGAAAGTGACTTCAAAATCTAAAACACAGGCCTCACAGTTTTCTTCCAGCTTGGTTACCGTTTGCTAGTGACCCTCCctgtctttttgccttttttttgtcCCCCAATCTGTAAAATCGAGAAGATAACCGAAATCTGCTTTGCACATCAGTTTTGAGAAGTAACCCCAACAGAACGTTGAAATCCACGACTGAGCGGTCTGAGATGATGACAGTGTGTTACAGTATCACGTTCAGGGCAGGAGGGCCCTGTCGCCCACATTACTTCTCACAGGAATTTGAATGTCATTTATTTAGATCTCAGAAGTGTGTGTTGATTGTTTCTAGACAACTCGAGAGATGATGGCTCGTTCTGCTGCTACCCTCATCACACATCCCTTCCACGGTATGTTTGCACTTGGTAACTGAAATCTGATTTGTGACCTTACTTTTTAGAGCATGATCTCTCCTCTCCAACTGCTTAGACAGATTGATGTGGGAGTTCACTTAAGTGCCTTGcctgtgtgttttttgtttcttgtttgcttACTTGCTTTGGCACTTATCCAGTTTACCCAGAGAGCAAAGTGTCTTTAGGTggaaagaactttttttctttttcagggctATCAAAATTTATGTCGAcgtagttttaaaaatcttttctctgtgttctgcAGTGATCACTCTGAGATCTATGGTACAGTTCATCGGCAGAGAATCCAAGTACTggtaagtgtttttatttccaagGATTCAAGGAGATCAGTTGAagtgctttacatttttttttttttaatctttatttatttttgagagagagagagagacaaagtgcgagcaggggaggaacagagagagagagggagacacagaatccaaagcaggctgcaggctccaggctctgagctgtcaaaagTGCTTTCCATTTTTATGGTGCCTTAGATATATCATTTTGATCAAGTTGATATATCATTtgatatgcacacacacagaaaagggaaaatagaagaaaatggccTGGGCACGTTTAAGAAGCTACCCAAGATCTCAGAGTAAGTTGCAGAGACACTAAAGCCAAAATTCACCCTGACTCCATGTAACTAGGTAGTAATATCTCCACACCTGTCCCAAATTCAACTGTCTTTACAGAGTGAGGGTGGCAGAAAAGGGGGTGGGATATAAATTTGACCTTGTCAAAAGTGATAATTGAACGTTTTCTTTAGTAGCTCCAAAAtaatcttcatgtatttttgcCTTTCCATCTTCTGTACGTTAGTGGACTTTATGACTCCATAGTAACCATCTATCGTGAAGAAGGCATCCTAGGATTTTTTGCGTGAGTAAATTGTTGATTTGTGTGTGATTATTTGTGGGAATGGAAAGCTTTAATGAAAATAAGGACATGACTGTTTAATCCCTGGAGAAAATGTACTCTCTGGGTTTACTTCATGTTAAACTCTATTAAGGTCCCTCTGACTTAAATTCTCTTGTAAAGATCCCAAACTTTTACTTCCAGACATCTAAAACACTGGAAAttagagggttttgttttttgtttgggggattttttcattttgttttaacaaataaatttattcCAAGTTTGTACCTTTATAATAAGTTCCTAATGATGTACAGTTGATAAACTAGGGaaacttaatttttgaaaaatgggaGAATTACCTAACATGTATCTTCCTTATCCTGTGAGTAACATGTTTTTGCAAGGCTATATCCGTTCCCTTGAATTTCCTTTAGAAGAACTTAGACTACTACTGTCATTCTTCTGTTAACAACAGAAACCGTAAATGgtcctttttcattttcagaggcTTTCCATGtcactgattttatttgagcGTCCTAGtctgggagaggggcgcctgactgCCTCAGGTGGTGGAGGCACACGACTCTTGAGTTCAAGGTTGTGAGttccaagccccacgttgggcacggagcctactttaaagaaaaaaaaaaaaagtaaaaccaaacaaaTCGCCTGGGAGATAGGCAGGGTAGTTACTATTATTCTCATTATAGAGGTGAAAAAAAGTTGATGCTCTGGGAATTTCATTTGCTGCCGGTCACGTAGCTGATAGGTAGTGGAAGTGGCATTTGAACCCCGGTCTTCAGTCTGTGGGGTAATGTTCATCCTGCAATTGCATACTGCCTCACCTAGGTCACCCAGGCCCTGGGAATGTGTTTTTTGATATCCCTCATCTATCTCTGGgccattcttgttttgttttgtgattttgtaGCCATTTTTGGCCCTGTCAAATTTAAGTATCAAATACCTTAGccaaaattatatgtatttttaaaattattattcatttattatgatTTACATGTTTTTTATTCCTAATCACTTattatgcattcttttttattatttttttttaacgtttatttatttttgagacagagagagacagagcatgaagcgggagggtcagagggagagggagacacagaatctgaagcaggctccaggctctgaactgtcagcacagagcccgacgcggggctcaaactcatggaccacaagatcgtgacctgagctgaagtcagacgcttaaccgactgagccacccaggcgcccatacattctttttttttttttttttttttttttttttttNNNNNNNNNNNNNNNNNNNNNNNNNNNNNNNNNNNNNNNNNNNNNNNNNNNNNNNNNNNNNNNNNNNNNNNNNNNNNNNNNNNNNNNNNNNNNNNNNNNNcccatacattcttttttttttttttttttttttttttatttaattatatccaaattagttagcatatagtgcaccagtgatttcaggagtagattccttagtgccccctcccacaacccctccaataactctcagtttgttctccatatttaggagtctcttctgttttgtccccctccctgtttttatattatttttgtttcccttcccttctgttcatctgttttgtctcttaaagtcctcatatgagtgaagtcatatgatttttgtctttctctgactgactaatttcacttagcataataccctccagttccatccacatagttgcaaatggcaagatttcattctttttgattgccgagtaatactccattgtatatatatcccacatcatctttatccattcatccatcgatggacatttgggctctttccatactttggctattgttgttagtgctgctataaacattagggtgcatgtgtcccttcgaaacagcacacctgtattctttggataaatacctagtagtgcagttgctgggtcgtagggtagttctatttttagtttcttgaggaacctccatactgttttccagagtggctgcagcagcttgcattcccaagccaaaactatatttaagtctcttctcTGAAGCAGGCACATTTTTGTCCCCTCTTGCTTATAGTTATTGATAGTAAGATGAACCATTGGCCAGAGCTCCAGGATGTATAGCTGGTCtgcatttgaaaaatggaaattgggttgcttgggtggctcaatccattaagtgtctcagtcttgatctcagctcaggtcttgatctcagggtcgtgagttcaagccctgtgttgggctccatgcccagcgtggagcctcctttaaaaaaaaaaaggggggggaaatgGGAAAGTCATTAGAGATTAGCCTCTAGTATAGTTACATTACGTAGAATGAACTAGTTAGGACTAGATTCTGGCGGTCAGTGTCTTTTCAGTTCTCTAGAAGACTTTAAAATCTGTCTTTGAGAAGTGTTTTTATTGAGTGGATTATCTTTTTACTGATCACATTTTTTggctcttatttttattgtttttcatgtaGGGGTCTTATTCCTCGCCTCCTAGGTGACATCATTTCTTTGTGGCTCTGTAACTCACTGGCCTACCTCGTCAATACCTATGCACTGGACAGTGGGGTAGGTTGTGATCTTGATGAGATGTGCTGGTGCTGACTTTATTGTTTTCACTGGGCAGCTTGGGTAGCTTTAAAGTAAGGTGgtgggtcacctggctggcttagtctgtaCAGCATGTGActtggggttttgagttcaagcctcacatttggcatggagcctgcttaaaaaaaaaaaaaaaaaaaaaaaagataaagtaaggTGGCACTTTATTACGTGCCAGACTCATCATTATATAGCTAAACATTATCAGTCAACTTTTCAAAGGCTGATGGACTGACCTATGCTATTTACCATGAAAAGATGCACCTAAAAAGTCCTTAGGGTATGGCTGAGTCAGCCTAAGAAGTCTAGCCCTGTCTCTGTGTGCTGCAAGGAGATCACATCTGTATTGGTACATAATTTTGGAGGGCAGTGCAAAGCAGGACAGTTTTATAGCATATTAATGGTGTTTCATCTAATCTGAAGTGTTAATGGGACTCCTGGTTTGGGCTTTTTAGAAACCTTAGCCTGGGAAGTTTTGAGAATTAGCCTTTCCTGGAAGCTGCGGGCCTCTTTGTGCACTGGCAGCCCCATAGCATAGTGGGAAATagaacacacacagagggaggacTGAATCCACGCTGTCCACTTCTAGAGTACGGAGACTTGTCTCTGCAGCATCTGGTGCACAGCTGGGTGTATGTAGAGGTAGTGACTTGTCCCTCAGGTGTACCACAAATGTAGTTTCCGGGGATTGGATTTCTAGGACATCAGaaaaggttactttttttttcttttttttttttttaaatcctgggtCTATCACATTTGTTCCTAAGCCATCGTAGTCTAATGCAAATTTGTCTCTTAATGTTGAATCAAGTTGATGATTTAGTTCACTGCCTTTTTATGGTCACAAtcagtattttatgttttcatctcaaaattaatttttaggctgtcaaagaaactaaaaatttagAGATCGAATATATTGATATGAGTGGGGACAATTAGCTGTTAGCAtcatcttaattttcttattctgAAAAGGCTTTATTCCCGTTTTAGGTTTCCACCATGAGTGAAATGAAGAGTTATTCCCAAGCTGTCACAGGAGTGAGTTTTTTAAAACCCCCTTAACCTTctagttgtgttttgttttcttttcaatttcatcTGGGTCGTGTCATCACAGATGTCTCACAGGAATGTCTCTCAAGTTCATTAATGTTTCTCAGAGGTGAGAATGACCCAGGGTCCCCTTGTCACAGGAGCGGCATTAACAAGCCCACATGGTTTGGTCTATGCCACCGTGCCCCCAAGTCTCAGGCCTGCTGCTCGCAGCACCCCACTGATCCTGTACCGGACAACTTCACCCTCTTGAGTCTGTGGAGTTTTCCAGTAGTTGACTTCTGAAGTAACTTCCATCATTTTTGGAAGGACCTcatgttttcttactttcttcagGGGTGTTTTGAAATGCTTCGTTGTATTTGATTgcatttactttttctcttaaataatgtaattcagttttatttgaaGGAGGACTCTGTCACGGTACGAGATGCCTTCTGGCCTTTTGTTAAAGTGTTGGATGTATCGGTATGTTAAGAGGAGGAAGCCTCTCCAGGCTCAAAAATGTGAGCTACTGAGAAAGCAAAGCTAGTGGTGGAGTGTTGCCCACAGTGGCGCTAGGGCTttaagggagaggaaggaagagaataaagatTCAGAATGACCTAATAACTTAGCTGTCTTTTTACCACTTCACAGTTTTTTGCCAGTATGTTGACCTATCCCTTTGTGCTTGTCTCTAATCTTATGGCTGTCAACAACTGTGGGTAAGTGCCCTGCATTTCTTATTCTAGTAGTTGGCTGCCTGTATGTCTGCCCGGCAGAGCAGTCCAGGGAGAAATTTGGGGAGGAAAAGTACAGTTGATGCCGTTACTAGATTTCCTAAATCTTTTCCCTGTAAGCCCCATGTACCAGCGGTGGCATCAATGTATGTTTTATTATAAGCAGCCGTCTCATATCCTCTGTTAGAATATCTCTCAAGTACTTACAGATAATATTCCCTTCCCTGTAGTTTAGGTCCTCTTCTGAAAAGGTGGGATTGTGATCAAATGACTCTATTTCTATATCTTTCCTTTATTTGAAGTCTTTATCTTCCTTTTAATGAAACTTACAAAGGTTATGTCAGGGGTTAAGTGGCAGCTTGTAGGGGCTTCATGGAGAAAGTAAGTTTCTTTCCTAGGGACTTCATGGAAAAAGGAagttctaaagaaagaaaagtaggagaTTTGGTCCAtagaaagtttctttcttttttttcatgggAAGTTTTTTAACCTTTCACTGTGTTGGTTGAGAAGGATGGATGGGGGTACGGTGGTGGACACCACCGATTTCCAGCTTCTGGACGCCGAGTAACGACCGCATTGGGCAGGAGTTTTGCCTCTTTCTTTAAGTCAGGACAGTTCCAGTGCAGTGCCTGGCGCCATATGCCGTTAGACATGTCACTGTTTTCAAACAAGGTATCAAATAGATAGCTGTGTGGAGATTCGAGCATAGTTATCATACTTCCTGTCATGTCACATTCTGGTTGTTTTGTGCCCAGTAGGGCACCTGCCACATCTTAACCCAGAGCGTAGTAAAAGAATGAGTTGAGGGTATTACTGTCCCTGACAGATTTTTAGGGAGGAAGAGATTACGGGTTATATCTGAGTAAAGTATGTAGTCACCACTGTTTAGATTCGTTGCCATATTTAGGCTCTGTTGAACATCACTTAGCTTTTAAGTCTCCTTGCCCTGCTTATAATTGCTGTGTTCTCGGATTATATTTGTTCACAAATTAAAAACCCAGATGTTTTAGAAAATGCCTAATTGGTTGACATTTCTGTTTACTTGCTGTTTCAAAACCTAAATATGAGGGAGGAAAATCCTTTTGGGATGCttgctcttttttccctttctgaataTTTGTTTCATTAGAGCTAAAATTGTCTCTTGGGGAACTTTCTAGGTAAGAGAGTATTTTGACAAAGATTTATTGAACTCTTGAGAGAACGCTTTGTAAATGTTAATTTGAAtagctaatctttttttttttttttttttttctcctgtttcagGCTTGCTGGTGGATGCCCTCCTTACTCCCCAATATATACTTCCTGGATAGATTGCTGGTGCATGCTGCAGAAGGAGGTACTAgtgtcttactctctctctccttccattcctcccccccttcctcaTCACCCCtcctctctattttcttttattttgtttttgtttgttttcttaaataacgTCTCTGGAATCCCAGGTTAATTTTTGTAGCTTACCCTTTAACTACCAATTAATGCACCCTTTCCAGTGTTCCATGTATCGCTCCAGCATAGTCATAAAATGTGCTGCTGAGAAGTCATCAGGAGGGGTAATGAGGAATTGAGAATCTCTGGATGTGACCTGGAAGCCATTTGAGCGATCACATTCAAATTACAAGTAGGGTCCAGGTAGACAGTTATCCTGGTGGTTAAGATGATGGCCTcgatttcagattatttttttccaacctcATCTTTTTTCTCGTAACTTCCCACAATCTCCTTATATATTCAGGTGTTTTCCTGCAGtagagaggaaactgagaaacaaGAAGCTGTTTGTTTTACGACATTATTTGTCACAGTGATGTTGATGGAGCTGGCCTCTTACTTCTGGAGTGTTTTTAGAGAATGATTTTGTCCAGACTCCAGTTTCTGGGTTTGTTATTGTGAGGTGTGTCATCTGCAACCACAGGTCTCAGTCAGTCTGGCCAAAGCTTTATTAGGTTAGGAACCAAAATGGGTGGCTGTGTGCTGAATGTAACACGGGATCACTTCTAATGGCCATCAGTTTAAAGCTGTTTTTAAGCGGGAAGCACTTTTAGAGGATTGTGGAAGATAGCGTATGAGGAAGCTCTTTGTTGCATTTTGTTATGGCACTTGTAATGCGTGTGAGAAAGGCCTTTGTTCACAGAGCTCAGCCTAAACTATGAATGAAAAAGGCTTAAGTGCTACTGTAGCTGCCTTTTTGCCCAGTGTGCAAGCCCAGCAAGCCCTGTGTGAATCCAGGCTAGAACACGAATGATTGCCATACACACCTAACATGAACGTTCTGGGTTCCGTTCTGAGTCTTACACTCTCTATTGGGCAGTCTCTTATCGTGGTCCCCATTTAAAGGAAAGATGGcctttctttccctgctttctaACTAACCCCCTGCTGTCGGAAGAAAGCAGATAGAAAATGTATTAGGGTATCAGACACCTTGTCGAGGGAGCAGTCAGTCCCATAAGTGCTTAGGACAAGAGCAGCAATCTTGATGGGGTATTTGCTATATATCAGGCATCGTGCTGAGAGCCTGTATCAGCTCGTGCAACTCTCAAAATAACCATATGAGGAGGATGCATAGGTACCATTCTTTATCATCCCACTTCCCATCTGAAGAAACTGGGACTTTGAA from Panthera uncia isolate 11264 chromosome D1, Puncia_PCG_1.0, whole genome shotgun sequence harbors:
- the MTCH2 gene encoding mitochondrial carrier homolog 2 isoform X1; its protein translation is MADAASQVLLGSGLTILSQPLMYVKVLIQVGYEPLPPTIGRNIFGRQVCQLPGLFCYAQHIASIDGKRGLFTGLTPRLCSGVLGTVVHGKVLQHYQECDKVEDLGPGNVQKEVTPSFDQVIKETTREMMARSAATLITHPFHVITLRSMVQFIGRESKYCGLYDSIVTIYREEGILGFFAGLIPRLLGDIISLWLCNSLAYLVNTYALDSGVSTMSEMKSYSQAVTGFFASMLTYPFVLVSNLMAVNNCGLAGGCPPYSPIYTSWIDCWCMLQKEGNMSRGNSLFFRKVPFGKTYCCDLRMLI
- the MTCH2 gene encoding mitochondrial carrier homolog 2 isoform X2, coding for MADAASQVLLGSGLTILSQPLMYVKVLIQVGYEPLPPTIGRNIFGRQVCQLPGLFCYAQHIASIDGKRGLFTGLTPRLCSGVLGTVVHGKVLQDLGPGNVQKEVTPSFDQVIKETTREMMARSAATLITHPFHVITLRSMVQFIGRESKYCGLYDSIVTIYREEGILGFFAGLIPRLLGDIISLWLCNSLAYLVNTYALDSGVSTMSEMKSYSQAVTGFFASMLTYPFVLVSNLMAVNNCGLAGGCPPYSPIYTSWIDCWCMLQKEGNMSRGNSLFFRKVPFGKTYCCDLRMLI